In the genome of Drosophila yakuba strain Tai18E2 chromosome 3R, Prin_Dyak_Tai18E2_2.1, whole genome shotgun sequence, one region contains:
- the LOC6536248 gene encoding 39S ribosomal protein L19, mitochondrial gives MNLSTRVMLNRLTQQCVYKRIVTFSTKTAEHAIENQEEQKKEAPPTTPTPPVNRKPIIPANYRFVYPEFLPDPKVEWRNLVREKLERLDMLDRRKQIDLPEFYVGSVLAVTSSDPHAAGKTSRFVGICINRDRCGLRARFILRNVIDHQGMEVVYELYDPTIQKIEVLRLEKRLDDSLLYLRDALPEYSTFDENMEAEPLEEGAPVPVNDIKVVLRPRPWLERWERQNLRGVANIDEYLKDKHRLSAAKMQKPWEKYDMMKDYRSSIPEEEQTEIFAEVHTELHTLELQRKRNKRKRTFIKPKQLA, from the exons atgaACTTAAGCACAAGAGTTATGCTGAATAGATTGACGCAGCAGTGTGTCTACAAGCGGATTG TCACCTTCTCCACCAAAACTGCGGAACATGCAATTGAAAATCAGGAGGAACAGAAAAAAGAGGCTCCGCCAACCACGCCGACTCCACCAGTGAACCGGAAGCCCATCATTCCGGCAAATTATCGGTTTGTTTACCCAGAATTCCTGCCCGATCCGAAGGTGGAGTGGCGCAACCTTGTGCGCGAAAAACTGGAGCGACTGGACATGCTGGATCGTCGCAAACAGATTGATCTGCCCGAGTTCTACGTTGGATCTGTCCTCGCGGTGACCAGTTCCGATCCCCATGCAGCCGGAAAAACCAGTCGATTTGTGGGCATTTGTATCAATAGGGATCGCTGTGGGCTGCGCGCTCGATTTATCCTTCGCAACGTGATCGATCACCAGGGCATGGAGGTGGTCTACGAGCTGTACGATCCTACTATTCAGAAGATCGAGGTTTTGCGGCTAGAGAAGCGACTGGATGACAGTCTTCTCTACCTACGGGACGCTCTTCCTGAGTACAGTACTTTCGACGAGAACATGGAAGCAGAACCGCTCGAGGAGGGTGCTCCGGTGCCCGTCAACGACATTAAGGTGGTGCTCCGTCCGCGTCCATGGCTGGAGCGTTGGGAGCGACAGAATCTGCGTGGTGTAGCCAACATCGATGAGTATCTGAAAGACAAGCATCGCCTGTCGGCGGCCAAGATGCAGAAGCCATGGGAGAAATACGACATGATGAAGGACTACCGCAGCTCGATTCCCGAGGAGGAGCAAACGGAGATCTTCGCCGAGGTGCACACGGAATTGCACACACTGGAGCTGCAGCGAAAACGCAACAAGCGCAAGCGCACTTTCATTAAGCCCAAGCAGCTGGCGTAA
- the LOC6536249 gene encoding protein unc-50 homolog, which yields MSQYSHVKYTQSPTPSVVSGYSSASRLHSPLPPPANHRRDCLSATTKSYKYLRRLLKFNQMDFEFALWQMLYLFVAPQKVYRNFNYRKQTKSQFARDDPAFLVLLVVCLCVTSLGFAYVLGLSFWQSISFIFYVVFVDCIFVGIIIASFFWAVTNRYLRTNSLEPDIEWGYAFDVHLNAFFPPLMLLHFIQLFFYNWLISQTWFISRFLGNTFWLMGMGYYVYITFLGYNCIPHLKNTRIILIALPIIFLLFLVVTIIGWNATISFVNFYKYRVY from the exons atgagtCAATATAGCCACGTTAAGTATACACAATCGCCGACGCCGTCGGTGGTTTCTGGCTACTCGAGTGCCTCGCGGCTCCATTCACCTCTTCCGCCGCCCGCCAACCACCGGAGGGACTGCCTCTCGGCGACCACTAAGAGCTACAAATACCTGCGACGTCTGCTTAAATTCAATCAGATGGACTTCGAGTTTGCCCTGTGGCAGATGCTCTATCTCTTTGTGGCGCCACAGAAGGTGTACCGGAACTTCAACTACCGGAAACAGACCAAGTCACAGTTTGCCCGCGACGATCCGGCCTTTCTGGTGCTCCTGGTCGTCTGTCTATGTG TCACTTCCCTGGGCTTTGCGTATGTGCTGGGATTGTCCTTCTGGCAGAGCATCTCGTTCATCTTCTACGTGGTCTTTGTGGACTGTATTTTCGTGGGCATCATAATAGCGTCGTTCTTCTGGGCGGTGACAAATCGGTATCTGCGCACAAATAGTCTGGAGCCGGATATCGAGTGGGGCTATGCCTTCGATGTCCATCTGAACGCCTTCTTTCCGCCActgatgctgctgcacttCATCCAGCTGTTCTTCTACAACTGGCTAATCAGCCAAACGTGGTTCATCTCGCGATTTCTGGGCAACACCTTTTGGTTGATGGGCATGGGCTACTATGTGTACATCACGTTTCTGGGATACAATT GCATTCCGCATCTGAAAAACACCCGCATCATTCTCATCGCCCTGCCCATCATCTTTCTGCTGTTTCTGGTCGTCACAATTATTGGTTGGAACGCAACGATATCCTTTGTCAATTTCTACAAGTATCGCGTATATTAG
- the LOC6536250 gene encoding putative transferase CAF17 homolog, mitochondrial isoform X1, which yields MPPFCSMNRCSNPWFLRAVRQHIRNIHEMRIPYARPVGLSQRNFTLEPLGNRELIRVHGAEVVPFLQGLSTNDVARIRSPGGPASMYAHFLNKAGRLLYDTILYRTNNPETILIECDREASSDFRRHLRTYRVRRRIEVDSVDDEYTTWVMFNLKDASEAVPNPHPDLFVSLDPRLPVLGTRILAPTDMDWAKLSKCFVDFGTATPASPDNNYQLLRYKQGVGEGCSELPPGKCFPLEANADYLHGVSFQKGCYVGQELTARVHHSGVIRKRYMPIRLTAPIDLGSNQDVTSVAGAKLGRVFGFAHKHGVALLRIEKVLNGRPELMIDGERCFVERPEWWPEDLPGKRRMAFAE from the coding sequence ATGCCTCCATTTTGCAGCATGAATAGATGTTCGAATCCGTGGTTTCTGCGCGCCGTGCGCCAGCACATACGTAATATCCACGAGATGAGGATTCCGTACGCCCGTCCGGTGGGCCTAAGTCAGCGCAATTTCACATTGGAGCCACTGGGCAACCGGGAACTCATCCGCGTCCACGGGGCCGAGGTGGTGCCATTCTTGCAGGGTCTCTCGACCAACGATGTGGCCCGGATTCGTTCACCGGGGGGTCCTGCCTCAATGTACGCCCACTTCCTCAACAAGGCGGGCAGGCTGCTGTACGACACAATCTTGTACCGCACCAACAATCCGGAAACCATCCTAATTGAGTGCGATCGGGAGGCTTCCTCGGACTTCCGACGCCACCTCCGCACTTACCGCGTTCGCAGACGCATTGAGGTCGACAGTGTGGACGATGAGTATACCACTTGGGTGATGTTCAACCTTAAGGACGCTTCGGAGGCTGTACCCAATCCACATCCGGACTTATTTGTGTCCCTCGACCCGAGGCTGCCCGTCCTTGGCACACGCATCCTGGCTCCTACCGACATGGACTGGGCCAAGCTGTCGAAATGTTTTGTCGACTTTGGAACCGCCACACCAGCCTCTCCTGATAATAATTATCAGCTTCTTCGCTACAAGCAGGGAGTGGGCGAGGGCTGCTCGGAACTGCCTCCGGGCAAATGTTTTCCTCTCGAAGCAAATGCAGATTACCTACATGGCGTGAGCTTCCAAAAGGGCTGCTATGTCGGCCAGGAGTTGACCGCCCGCGTCCATCATTCGGGCGTGATCCGAAAGAGATACATGCCCATCCGGTTGACAGCTCCTATTGATTTGGGTTCCAACCAGGACGTAACTTCTGTTGCTGGAGCGAAACTAGGACGCGTCTTTGGTTTTGCGCACAAGCATGGTGTTGCACTGTTGCGAATCGAGAAGGTTCTCAACGGCCGTCCGGAGCTAATGATCGATGGCGAGCGTTGTTTTGTGGAACGTCCGGAATGGTGGCCAGAGGATCTGCCTGGAAAGCGTCGCATGGCGTTCGCTGAATGA
- the LOC6536250 gene encoding putative transferase CAF17 homolog, mitochondrial isoform X2 translates to MNRCSNPWFLRAVRQHIRNIHEMRIPYARPVGLSQRNFTLEPLGNRELIRVHGAEVVPFLQGLSTNDVARIRSPGGPASMYAHFLNKAGRLLYDTILYRTNNPETILIECDREASSDFRRHLRTYRVRRRIEVDSVDDEYTTWVMFNLKDASEAVPNPHPDLFVSLDPRLPVLGTRILAPTDMDWAKLSKCFVDFGTATPASPDNNYQLLRYKQGVGEGCSELPPGKCFPLEANADYLHGVSFQKGCYVGQELTARVHHSGVIRKRYMPIRLTAPIDLGSNQDVTSVAGAKLGRVFGFAHKHGVALLRIEKVLNGRPELMIDGERCFVERPEWWPEDLPGKRRMAFAE, encoded by the coding sequence ATGAATAGATGTTCGAATCCGTGGTTTCTGCGCGCCGTGCGCCAGCACATACGTAATATCCACGAGATGAGGATTCCGTACGCCCGTCCGGTGGGCCTAAGTCAGCGCAATTTCACATTGGAGCCACTGGGCAACCGGGAACTCATCCGCGTCCACGGGGCCGAGGTGGTGCCATTCTTGCAGGGTCTCTCGACCAACGATGTGGCCCGGATTCGTTCACCGGGGGGTCCTGCCTCAATGTACGCCCACTTCCTCAACAAGGCGGGCAGGCTGCTGTACGACACAATCTTGTACCGCACCAACAATCCGGAAACCATCCTAATTGAGTGCGATCGGGAGGCTTCCTCGGACTTCCGACGCCACCTCCGCACTTACCGCGTTCGCAGACGCATTGAGGTCGACAGTGTGGACGATGAGTATACCACTTGGGTGATGTTCAACCTTAAGGACGCTTCGGAGGCTGTACCCAATCCACATCCGGACTTATTTGTGTCCCTCGACCCGAGGCTGCCCGTCCTTGGCACACGCATCCTGGCTCCTACCGACATGGACTGGGCCAAGCTGTCGAAATGTTTTGTCGACTTTGGAACCGCCACACCAGCCTCTCCTGATAATAATTATCAGCTTCTTCGCTACAAGCAGGGAGTGGGCGAGGGCTGCTCGGAACTGCCTCCGGGCAAATGTTTTCCTCTCGAAGCAAATGCAGATTACCTACATGGCGTGAGCTTCCAAAAGGGCTGCTATGTCGGCCAGGAGTTGACCGCCCGCGTCCATCATTCGGGCGTGATCCGAAAGAGATACATGCCCATCCGGTTGACAGCTCCTATTGATTTGGGTTCCAACCAGGACGTAACTTCTGTTGCTGGAGCGAAACTAGGACGCGTCTTTGGTTTTGCGCACAAGCATGGTGTTGCACTGTTGCGAATCGAGAAGGTTCTCAACGGCCGTCCGGAGCTAATGATCGATGGCGAGCGTTGTTTTGTGGAACGTCCGGAATGGTGGCCAGAGGATCTGCCTGGAAAGCGTCGCATGGCGTTCGCTGAATGA
- the LOC6536251 gene encoding cysteine-rich DPF motif domain-containing protein 1 yields the protein MDDDEDFVLDNEAEEIKRLQLPEEEKKPIDPEEADERIARIEFNCSGCEMHEMVHYFGRKPPFALGVEYPEDNYVMRDPFQPPPPRWQTQPEYYITLGTKCSTCSKSVCKDPGCSFYYTASFCLPCGKEELKNWPVEAQARIRKQLSASQGKKN from the coding sequence ATGGATGACGATGAGGACTTCGTCCTGGACAATGAGGCAGAGGAAATTAAACGATTACAGCTTCCCGAAGAGGAAAAGAAGCCTATTGATCCCGAGGAGGCGGATGAACGAATAGCACGCATCGAGTTCAACTGCTCTGGCTGTGAAATGCACGAGATGGTACATTATTTTGGACGGAAACCGCCTTTTGCTCTAGGAGTTGAGTACCCCGAGGATAACTATGTGATGCGAGATCCCTTCCAGCCACCTCCACCTCGTTGGCAGACACAGCCGGAATACTATATCACACTGGGCACTAAGTGCTCCACCTGCTCCAAGTCAGTGTGCAAGGATCCCGGCTGCAGTTTTTACTACACAGCCTCTTTTTGCTTGCCTTGTGGCAAGGAAGAACTAAAGAACTGGCCAGTTGAGGCGCAAGCTCGGATAAGAAAGCAGTTGTCAGCCAGTcaaggcaaaaaaaattaa
- the LOC6536252 gene encoding uncharacterized protein LOC6536252, producing MKISTKMIGIIFLARLLKQVDGKGEISDLESLAKTDAKYTALLKEINATFHNRPTHIKKNAEFEKNFQTVLIALNLSMYDIATKIDTYTDFTVYNQIRVELERKIFKKIQVAERLLKLENLLPKCRTFFGDQQSLLVRGFYQSNLMKLELLHDPSPECENVELQQIFIEPTSTTSKPHNYDIDIVKTLVKYHTRPWGNKTYKEFDEKIWILFMAINSEEQKFKKDALATFNKYDEHRAILDKALAIRIGEFTKQIPNEKNPCKVHLIRLKKELGRAMFAAIKKKHDILVESNYVRSCLNNNRKLYKGTYALN from the exons ATGAAGATCAGCACGAAAATGATTGgaattatatttttggcaaGACTTCTTAAGCAAGTTG ACggaaaaggagaaatttcagaTCTG GAATCTCTGGCTAAGACCGATGCTAAGTACACTGCCTTACTGAAAGAGATAAATGCCACTTTTCACAACAGACCGACGCACATAAAGAAAAATGCGGAATTCGAGAAGAATTTCCAAACAGTTTTAATTGCTTTGAACCTAAGCATGTACGACATAGCGACCAAAATTGATACCTACACTGATTTTACAGTTTATAATCAAATCCGAGTAGAACTcgaaaggaaaatattcaaaaagaTACAAGTGGCGGAGAGACTTTTAAAGCTGGAAAACCTTTTACCAAAGTGTCGTACCTTTTTTGGGGATCAGCAATCGCTACTTGTCAGAGGTTTCTATCAATCGAACCTAATGAAATTGGAATTATTGCATGATCCGAGTCCAGAGTGTGAAAATGTTGAATTGCAGCAAATTTTCATCGAGCCAACTTCAACAACTTCCAAGCCACATAACTATGATATAGACATTGTAAAAACTTTGGTCAAATATCATACGCGTCCATGGGGAAATAAGACATATAAGGAGTTCGACGAAAAAATATGGATCCTTTTTATGGCCATAAACAGCGAAGagcaaaaatttaaaaaggaTGCATTAGCCACATTCAATAAATATGACGAACATCGCGCAATATTGGACAAAGCTTTGGCAATCCGCATTGGGGAATTTACAAAGCAAATACCGAATGAAAAAAATCCATGCAAGGTACACCTTATTCGCTTAAAAAAAGAATTAGGACGTGCAATGTTTGCAGCCATTAAGAAAAAGCACGACATTTTAGTCGAATCGAATTATGTAAGGTCTTGCCTTAATAATAATAGGAAATTGTATAAAGGCACATATGCTTTGAATTAA
- the LOC26535028 gene encoding uncharacterized protein LOC26535028 — MFSFIFGCPLGRFPPFHPEGPITAKGLEALWACGTARSLSLNLKKCRGVEKTRNVPQTTGESTLSSHFRQSDMNNPSVYPKIK; from the coding sequence atgttttcatttatttttggatgcCCCCTAGGACGTTTCCCCCCTTTTCATCCAGAGGGGCCAATCACCGCGAAGGGATTAGAGGCTCTTTGGGCGTGTGGCACCGCAAGATCTTTGTCATTGAACTTGAAAAAGTGCCGAGGAGTCGAGAAAACGAGAAACGTGCCGCAGACAACTGGCGAGTCGACCCTTTCATCGCATTTTAGGCAATCCGACATGAATAACCCGAGTGTGtatccaaaaataaagtaa
- the LOC6536253 gene encoding protein hunchback produces the protein MQNWETTATTNYEQHNAWYNSMFAANIKQEPGHHLDGNSVASSPRQSPIPSTNHLEQFLKQQQQQQHQQQPMDTLCAMTPSPSQNDQNSLQHYDASLQQQLLQQQQYQQHFQAAQQQHHHHHHLMGGFNPLTPPGLPNPMQHFYGGNLRPSPQPTPTSASTVAPVAVATGSSEKLQALTPPMDVTPPKSPAKSSQSNIEPEKEHDQMSNSSEDMKYMAESEDDDTNIRMPIYNSHGKMKNYKCKTCGVVAITKVDFWAHTRTHMKPDKILQCPKCPFVTEFKHHLEYHIRKHKNQKPFQCDKCSYTCVNKSMLNSHRKSHSSVYQYRCADCDYATKYCHSFKLHLRKYGHKPGMVLDEDGTPNPSLVIDVYGTRRGPKSKNGGPIASGGSGSGSRKPNVAAVAPQQQQSQPAQPATSQLSAALQGFPLVQSNSAPPAASPVLPLPASPAKSVASVEQTPSLPSPANLLPPLASLLQQNRNMAFFPYWNLNLQMLAAQQQAAVLAQLSPRMREQLQQQNQQQSDNEEEEQDDEYERKSVDSAMDLSQGTPVKEDDQHQQQQQPQQPLAMNLKVEEEATPLMSSSNASRRKGRVLKLDTLLQLRSEAMTSPEQLKVPSTPMPTASSPIAGRKPMPEDHCSGTSSADESMETAHVPQANTSASSTASSSGNSSNASSNGNSSSNSSSNGTSSAAAAPASGTPAAAGAIYECKYCDIFFKDAVLYTIHMGYHSCDDVFKCNMCGEKCDGPVGLFVHMARNAHS, from the coding sequence ATGCAGAACTGGGAGACGACAGCCACGACCAACTACGAGCAGCACAACGCCTGGTACAACAGCATGTTCGCGGCCAATATCAAACAGGAGCCGGGTCATCATCTCGATGGGAATAGCGTGGCCAGCAGTCCGCGCCAATCGCCCATTCCCTCGACCAATCACCTGGAACAGTTcctcaagcagcagcaacagcagcagcatcagcagcagcccaTGGATACCCTATGCGCCATGACCCCGTCCCCCAGCCAAAACGATCAGAACAGCCTGCAGCACTACGATGCCAGCTtgcagcaacagttgctgcagcagcagcagtaccaGCAGCATTTCCAGGcagcccagcagcaacatcatcaccatcaccatctgATGGGTGGCTTCAATCCGCTGACGCCACCTGGTCTGCCCAATCCCATGCAGCACTTCTATGGCGGAAATCTGCGTCCCAGTCCGCAGCCCACGCCCACATCCGCCTCCACAGTTGCCCCCGTTGCAGTTGCCACCGGCAGCAGTGAGAAATTGCAGGCGCTTACACCGCCCATGGATGTCACACCGCCCAAGTCGCCGGCCAAGTCTAGTCAATCGAATATTGAGCCCGAGAAGGAGCACGATCAGATGTCGAACTCCAGCGAGGACATGAAGTACATGGCTGAGTCCGAGGACGATGATACCAACATCCGGATGCCCATCTACAATTCGCACGGCAAGATGAAGAACTACAAGTGCAAGACTTGCGGCGTGGTGGCCATCACCAAGGTGGACTTTTGGGCCCACACTCGCACCCACATGAAACCCGACAAGATCCTGCAGTGCCCGAAGTGCCCGTTTGTCACCGAGTTCAAGCACCACTTGGAGTACCACATCCGGAAGCACAAGAACCAAAAGCCCTTCCAGTGCGACAAATGCAGCTACACGTGTGTCAACAAATCCATGTTGAACTCGCACCGCAAGTCGCACAGTTCCGTGTATCAGTACCGTTGTGCGGATTGTGATTACGCCACCAAGTATTGCCACAGCTTCAAGCTGCATCTGCGCAAGTATGGCCACAAGCCCGGCATGGTTTTGGATGAAGATGGCACCCCGAATCCCTCGCTGGTCATCGATGTCTACGGCACGCGTCGTGGTCCGAAGAGCAAGAATGGTGGACCAATTGCCAGTGGAGGtagtggcagcggcagccggAAGCCAAATGTTGCAGCTGTCGctccgcagcaacagcaatccCAGCCAGCTCAACCAGCCACTTCTCAGCTGAGTGCTGCCCTGCAAGGATTCCCCCTGGTTCAAAGCAACTCTGCTCCTCCGGCGGCATCTCCAGTGCTCCCGCTGCCCGCCTCACCTGCCAAGAGTGTGGCCAGCGTGGAACAGACGCCCAGCTTGCCCAGTCCAGCCAATCTTCTGCCTCCTCTGGCCAGCCTTCTGCAGCAGAACCGCAACATGGCCTTCTTCCCCTACTGGAACCTCAATCTCCAGATGCTGGCTGCCCAGCAGCAGGCCGCTGTCTTGGCCCAATTGTCGCCACGAATGCgagagcaactgcagcaacagaaccagcagcagagcgacaatgaagaggaggagcaggacgaTGAGTACGAGCGCAAGTCGGTGGACTCCGCCATGGATCTGTCCCAAGGAACGCCGGTGAAGGAGGAtgaccagcaccagcagcagcaacaaccgcaGCAACCGCTCGCCATGAATCTcaaggtggaggaggaggccacGCCGCTGATGAGTAGCTCGAATGCCTCGAGGCGCAAGGGACGCGTCCTCAAGCTGGACACTCTGCTTCAACTGCGATCGGAGGCCATGACCTCTCCCGAGCAACTCAAAGTACCCAGCACACCCATGCCCACTGCATCCTCGCCCATTGCTGGCCGCAAGCCCATGCCTGAGGATCACTGCTCGGGAACCAGCTCGGCGGATGAGTCCATGGAGACGGCCCATGTGCCGCAGGCCAATACCAGTGCCAGTTCCACGGCGTCCAGCTCAGGGAACAGCTCCAATGCCAGtagcaacggcaacagcagcagcaattccAGCAGCAATGGTACCTCCTCAGCGGCTGCAGCTCCTGCATCCGGAACGCCGGCGGCGGCGGGCGCCATCTACGAGTGCAAGTACTGTGATATCTTCTTCAAGGACGCCGTGCTCTACACCATCCACATGGGCTACCACAGCTGCGACGATGTGTTCAAGTGCAACATGTGCGGCGAGAAGTGCGACGGACCCGTCGGCCTCTTCGTCCACATGGCCAGGAATGCTCACTCCTAA